One stretch of Trichomycterus rosablanca isolate fTriRos1 chromosome 3, fTriRos1.hap1, whole genome shotgun sequence DNA includes these proteins:
- the cd83 gene encoding CD83 antigen, with protein sequence MSTTPALLLFLAIGMVSRGHGSSKHHEIFSVCGEDAVLRCYASFIPGVRYRSVVWYKVGEPPQVDANPQLTGLVMKKLTPHNSTVLRYKGFVRDMEMLGDSQSLVLPNVTLQDAGRYRCFLSAPLGHWNQNGDVHLRVNACPNEDVEESKDNDTLYLVLAIILLLVALLMLYVSYTCLKNTLRSYREKSMKETWLKRTNEIKNLVVKLESNEAVSRILPQQYV encoded by the exons ATGAGCACTACTCCAGCGCTTCTCCTGTTTCTTGCAATCG GTATGGTAAGCAGAGGACATGGCAGCAGCAAGCACCATGAGATCTTTTCTGTATGTGGTGAGGATGCTGTTCTTCGATGCTATGCCTCATTCATCCCAGGAGTCCGGTACCGCTCTGTTGTATGGTACAAG GTCGGTGAGCCTCCCCAGGTTGATGCAAATCCCCAGTTGACTGGTCTAGTGATGAAAAAGCTGACACCCCATAACAGCACTGTCCTAAGATACAAGGGTTTTGTACGAGATATGGAGATGTTGGGGGATTCACAAAGCCTTGTTTTGCCCAATGTGACTCTGCAAGATGCTGGGAGATACCGTTGCTTTCTCTCTGCTCCCCTTGGCCATTGGAATCAGAACGGTGATGTTCACCTCAGGGTCAATG CATGTCCAAATGAAGATGTTGAAGAATCAAAGGACAATGATACACTTTACTTAGTGTTGGCCATCATTTTACTTTTAGTGGCACTGCTGATGCTGTATGTAAGTTAT aCATGTCTAAAAAATACACTACGGAGCTACAGAGAAAAGTCCATGAAAGAAACATGGTTAAAAAGaaccaatgaaataaaaaacttaGTTGTTAAATTAGAATCAAATGAAGCAGTATCCAGAATTCTACCACAGCAATATGTGTGA